Proteins from a single region of Sphingomonas swuensis:
- a CDS encoding helix-turn-helix transcriptional regulator: protein MVAGVSSLTDREKAALRLLLAGHDAKSIATYLGLSVHTVNERLRGARRKLGVGSSREAARVLAAAENPTGNSVSKQIGVAP from the coding sequence ATGGTTGCCGGCGTCTCCTCCCTAACCGATCGCGAGAAAGCCGCGCTTCGGCTGCTCCTCGCGGGTCACGACGCCAAGTCGATCGCGACCTACCTTGGACTGTCGGTACACACCGTCAACGAGCGGCTTCGCGGCGCTCGGCGCAAGCTTGGCGTTGGGAGCAGCCGCGAAGCGGCCCGCGTGCTGGCGGCGGCCGAGAACCCCACCGGAAATTCTGTGTCCAAGCAAATCGGGGTGGCACCGTAG